A segment of the Elaeis guineensis isolate ETL-2024a chromosome 6, EG11, whole genome shotgun sequence genome:
TTTGGCATGCCATGTGAAATTACTCAATTCAACAATACTAAGTGAAAGATATTCCATGCTTTATAAAGTAGAATCAGTTGTATTGCTAATTCTGAGAAAATTTGTCATAAACTTGTCCCAGTTAAACTAGATAGATATGATTAGAGATGGAAAGCTTCGAGTCAGAGAAATTTAGATGGATATGTCGAGGTAACTTCCTTGTATTCATAAGAAGATTCCTGGTAGTTCACTAGATTAAAGAAGACAACCAAAGCCTGTGAAAAATCCTGGAAATATATGGTTGTCTCCATTGCATGTGATATTCTTTTTAAAGAATCTTATGATGATGATTGCTTCAAACATTTATTCATTATCCTATCATGAtaacccattaaaaaaaaaaaaaactgagtaaCCTAATTCATTAATCATTGCCGCCTTACTTATTTTTGAGATGGTTGTTAGAAACAATAAACAACTTTAGAATTATAATTCTTTCAGTGCTAAATTAGGCATGATAACTTGATCCTTTCTCATATTTACTCTTACCTATGGAATGGGTAAGGTTATGACCACCTCAGTTGCTAATTGAAATACTTCACATTCTTGTAAAACTCAAAACATGGCCCCATTCAAGGGGCATTTTTTCCtcttataattttcatataaagcATCTATGAAATGTAAAAGGATGAGAAGTTTGTCAGACTTATGTTCAAATGCATACAAAAGAAATAGGATTACAAAGATACCAAAGATCGCAAACTAATGATCGATGATGGAAGAAATTATGACAAACATAATCTATTGTAAAATACCATTAAACTAATCATTCTAATAAGATTGTCCATGTCACACTAATACTATGGAAGAGATTTGGTATTACCAAATCTCATAAAATTGGCTTCATATGCAAGAGAACCGACCTGAATGATCcgatgtgcttttttttttttcttggtagaATGATCCGATGTACTTGACTCACAACCTGCAACAAAGAAAGACATGACTTGTGCCCCAAAAATCAAAAGCAAGCTTTCTTCACATGGAGTGGAGTATTTCACCACTAGACCAGCCAGCTAGCCAGAAACTTTTGTCATCAATAATTATCAACCCTACTCCTTTTTGTCGCATTAGTAGAATTTGTCAATGTTCCCATAAAACTCATTCATTCGGGAAATTCCAAGGAAAAACAGCAACAATCTCACACCTTATAAGTATGAATATTTGTACAAATTTGATAGGTGActccctataaataggagataccTTCACCTCACAAACCTCACCAATCTTCACGAAAATTCAAAAAGGATTCCAAGCTGAGGGCAGACCCGTCTCAGAGAAGTAACCTCCCAAACTCCCTTCGGCCAAAGTTGGTGGCACCTCCCCCTTTGGATTGCCCTCCAGTTTGGTGAGCTGGTTTAGGACTGCTTTTATGACCTTTCTGTCAGTGGAGAGGGGGTTCACACAAGAGCCCAAGTCAGGCAAGTCCCCCAACTGGGCTAAGCCTTTGGTTAAGGGCAGGCTTATTTCCACTGGGTGCAGGTGTGGGGCCAATAAGGGGTTTGGGTGCTGGGATGTGTGACTTGGAGGGAAGCTGGAGAAGCAGGGCACCTGCTCAAACCCCTCAAAGTTTTGTGGGGTTTGGTCCAAGGTGATGTAGGTGTCCATGAGAGGTGGGAGGGAGGAGGAGCCTGTGTCATCATAGCTTGTTTCCATGCTTGGCTTGGTGGAGATCCCCATGCGCTTGTAGAACACTCTGCATAGGACCCAATCTTCCTGtttaaagaagaaagagagaaatagacatAGGTTATATGATATTATGCATGATGACAGCACTAGTTGATCTTGACAAGTTTGGAAAATCTATGACAAGGAGTGTGTGGGATGTTGGATCACGCAGGTAACTAAGCACTTGCAATGGCTTCCAAGCATGGAGATTTACAAATTACTTGTTTAGAAGTTCTGTCTCAACCTGATTTAAACTTGGTTAAGTTACTAGATGCTTAATTAACAATATGGTATGTTTGCAACATATGGATAATTATGTCCTCAAGTGGCATTACAGTTTGGCTAATGAATGCTTGAAattgtatattttaaatttcaaatttggttATATCTTTAGGCTATGATTAGAGAGATTTCAGCAGATTGAGCCACAAATCATAATTCTTGCTGTCTATTTTAAGTGAAAAGGATGCAGGTTAATC
Coding sequences within it:
- the LOC105032026 gene encoding LOW QUALITY PROTEIN: NAC domain-containing protein 21/22 (The sequence of the model RefSeq protein was modified relative to this genomic sequence to represent the inferred CDS: inserted 2 bases in 2 codons), which translates into the protein MSCLSMVEANLPPGFRFHPRDDELICDYLATKVAGDRSGSFWGSPMIVDVDLNKCEPWDLPEMACVGGXEWYFFSLRDRKYATGQRANRATLTGYWKATGKDRPIARRGVLVGMRKTLVFYQGRAPKGKKTDWVMHEFRMEGSSDLPKFFKEDWVLCRVFYKRMGISTKPSMETSYDDTGSSSLPPLMDTYITLDQTPQNFEGFEQVPCFSSFPPSHTSQHPNPLLAPHLHPVEISLPLTKGLAQLGDLPDLGSCVNPLSTDRKVIKAVLNQLTKLEGNPKGEVPPTLAEGSLGGYFSETGLPSAWNPFXNFREDW